One region of Citrus sinensis cultivar Valencia sweet orange chromosome 6, DVS_A1.0, whole genome shotgun sequence genomic DNA includes:
- the LOC127903071 gene encoding uncharacterized protein LOC127903071, protein MAKCYILASISNILQTKHQNLETATEIMDSLQQMFGHSTRSARQAALKGIMNNKIGKDTRVRDHVLKMMDYLNEAEIQGAQIDDNSKIDMVLESLPETFKKFKVNYNMNKRNITLIELMNELHSAEEIYRAEKSLGSINITKKSSSSGPKPKGKEGKMTKRPFSAKGVRATVPLELVHTYVCGPINVQARGGYEYFITFTDDYSRYGYVYLMGHKSEALEKFKEYRAETESN, encoded by the exons ATGGCAAAGTGCTATATTTTAGCCTCGATTTCTAATATTCTGCAGACCAAACATCAGAACTTGGAGACTGCCACTGAAATAATGGATAGTCTCCAACAGATGTTCGGGCATAGTACTCGCTCCGCGAGACAAGCAGCGCTGAAAGgaattatgaataataaaatagggAAGGACACAAGAGTtcgtgatcatgtcctcaaaatgatggactatttgaatgaggCTGAGATTCAGGGAGCACAAATCGATGATAACTCAAAGATTGACATGGTGCTAGAATCTCTGCCAGAAACATTCAAGAAGTTTAAGGTCAATTATAAcatgaataaaagaaacataacCTTAATTGAATTGATGAACGAACTCCATTCTGCTGAAGAGATCTATCGTGCTGAGAAATCTCTAGGAAgcataaatattactaaaaaaaGTTCATCTTCTGGGCCTAAGCCGAAAGGCAAAG AAGGGAAAATGACCAAAAGGCCATTCTCGGCCAAAGGAGTACGTGCAACAGTACCACTTGAATTGGTACATACATATGTATGTGGACCAATCAATGTACAAGCTCGAGGAGGTTATGAGTATTTCATCACTTTCACTGATGATTACTCAAGATACGGTTATGTTTATTTGATGGGTCACAAGTCTGAAGCTCTTGAGAAATTCAAAGAGTATAGGGCTGAGACAGAAAGCAATTAG